A genomic region of Dactylococcopsis salina PCC 8305 contains the following coding sequences:
- a CDS encoding carboxypeptidase-like regulatory domain-containing protein gives MMRLPFFLSLAVTLLGATPVFAHGASIEHRKTNAIEIRATYDGGDPMSNAQVVVYAPDNPTEPFLKGTTTEDGTFTFVPSSEVESGSWDVRVRQSGHGDIVSIPVNNAPEQAQATGGWEGGDYSLQQKVVMIALGVWGFVGTALFFARRQPKNK, from the coding sequence ATGATGCGCTTACCATTTTTTCTCTCTTTAGCAGTTACTCTCCTCGGTGCGACTCCCGTTTTTGCCCATGGCGCATCGATCGAGCATCGGAAAACAAACGCCATTGAAATCCGAGCCACTTATGACGGTGGCGACCCCATGTCCAATGCTCAAGTTGTGGTCTATGCACCCGATAACCCCACTGAACCTTTCTTAAAAGGAACAACCACCGAAGACGGAACATTTACCTTTGTTCCTTCTTCCGAAGTGGAAAGTGGTAGTTGGGATGTGAGAGTCCGTCAATCTGGACATGGGGACATTGTTAGTATTCCCGTTAACAACGCCCCAGAGCAAGCACAAGCAACTGGTGGCTGGGAAGGAGGAGATTATAGCCTCCAACAGAAAGTCGTCATGATCGCTTTAGGGGTTTGGGGGTTTGTGGGAACAGCCCTTTTCTTCGCTCGTCGTCAACCGAAAAACAAATAA
- the cbiM gene encoding cobalt transporter CbiM codes for MHIPDGILPPALTIGGYAVTGGLTWYALRQIDRYHEPSEEIPRASLLTAGFFVISLINIPIPPTSIHLILNGLVGVVLGYFAFPAILIGLFFQAVLFQHGGISSLGVNAAMMGLPALLAFQVFQFHKSFRKPAYWIPVFAFIAGAGALALSALMFAALVVTTIPVEISAELERKAIYIGLGSYALQAVAEGVFTTLLISFFQRVKPEILKLTIDN; via the coding sequence ATGCACATTCCAGACGGTATTCTTCCCCCAGCTTTAACCATTGGTGGTTATGCGGTGACTGGGGGCTTAACTTGGTATGCTTTAAGACAAATCGATCGTTACCATGAACCCAGCGAGGAAATTCCCCGCGCTTCCCTGCTCACAGCAGGCTTTTTTGTGATTTCCTTAATTAACATCCCGATTCCTCCCACCAGTATCCATTTAATTTTGAATGGTTTAGTGGGAGTCGTTTTAGGTTACTTTGCGTTTCCTGCGATTCTCATCGGATTATTTTTTCAGGCGGTTTTATTCCAACATGGGGGAATTTCCTCTCTTGGCGTAAATGCTGCGATGATGGGACTTCCCGCTTTATTGGCGTTTCAGGTTTTCCAGTTTCACAAGTCTTTTCGTAAGCCAGCGTATTGGATTCCTGTATTTGCTTTTATTGCGGGTGCGGGGGCGTTAGCTTTATCAGCGTTGATGTTTGCCGCTTTAGTCGTCACAACGATTCCCGTCGAAATTAGTGCGGAATTAGAACGCAAAGCGATTTATATTGGTTTAGGGAGTTATGCTTTACAAGCTGTGGCGGAAGGAGTATTTACCACGCTTTTAATTTCTTTTTTCCAACGGGTGAAGCCAGAAATCCTAAAATTAACAATTGATAATTAA
- a CDS encoding glycoside hydrolase family 10 protein yields the protein MISVIFALQSVTNSYSLPNQKEIRGVWLTNIDSEILFSKQGIDSAIERLNRINFNTIYPTVWQGGYSLYPSEVAETVYGEKIYPDSRLKGRDMLEETINKGHQLGMTVMAWFEFGFMMPVDSSLVKQHPDWLTERRDGTQIEIKGEDEVVWLNPFHPEVQQFILDLVTEIVSNYDVDGIQFDDHFGLPVAFGYDDYTSSLYRQDINLNPPDEARDSFWVRWRADQLNEFMGRVFHTVKAANPDCLISVSPNPLHFSLPAHLQDWFTWERKGYIEELVLQVYRPDLERFVDELKRTEVQLANSHIPVAIGILSGLKNRPTPIEMIEKQVQTVRDRGFNGVSFFFYESLWHWAEKPPIEREKALYNLFSFPASRVEMRNNLSQKTDQKPDRHTK from the coding sequence ATGATCAGTGTCATCTTTGCCTTACAAAGCGTGACCAATAGTTATTCTTTACCGAATCAAAAAGAAATTCGTGGCGTTTGGTTGACTAATATTGATAGTGAGATTCTCTTCTCAAAACAAGGCATTGATAGCGCGATCGAACGTTTAAATCGAATTAATTTTAATACAATTTATCCCACCGTTTGGCAAGGGGGTTATTCTCTTTATCCCAGTGAAGTCGCAGAAACGGTTTATGGAGAAAAAATTTATCCCGACTCTCGTTTAAAAGGACGAGATATGTTAGAAGAAACCATCAATAAAGGACATCAGTTAGGAATGACAGTGATGGCTTGGTTTGAATTTGGCTTTATGATGCCAGTGGATTCTTCTTTAGTCAAACAACATCCAGACTGGTTAACGGAACGTCGAGATGGAACACAAATTGAGATTAAAGGAGAAGATGAAGTGGTTTGGTTAAATCCATTTCATCCCGAAGTACAACAATTTATTTTAGATTTAGTTACAGAAATTGTTTCTAATTATGATGTCGATGGAATTCAGTTTGATGATCATTTTGGTTTACCTGTGGCTTTTGGTTATGATGACTATACAAGCAGTTTGTATCGACAAGATATTAACTTAAATCCTCCCGATGAGGCGCGAGATAGCTTTTGGGTGCGTTGGCGTGCGGATCAATTAAATGAGTTTATGGGGAGAGTTTTTCATACCGTAAAAGCAGCAAATCCAGATTGTTTAATTTCGGTTTCTCCTAATCCTCTCCATTTTTCTTTACCAGCACATTTACAAGACTGGTTTACTTGGGAGAGAAAAGGTTATATTGAGGAATTAGTTTTACAAGTTTATCGTCCCGATTTAGAACGATTTGTGGATGAATTGAAACGAACAGAAGTCCAGTTAGCTAATTCTCATATTCCCGTTGCGATCGGGATTTTAAGTGGTTTAAAAAATCGTCCTACCCCGATCGAAATGATTGAAAAACAAGTGCAAACCGTGCGCGATCGAGGCTTTAATGGCGTTTCTTTCTTCTTCTATGAAAGTCTTTGGCATTGGGCGGAAAAACCGCCGATCGAACGAGAAAAAGCACTTTATAATCTCTTTTCTTTTCCCGCCAGTCGGGTGGAAATGAGAAATAATTTATCTCAAAAAACTGATCAAAAACCCGATCGTCATACTAAATAA
- a CDS encoding ADP-ribosylglycohydrolase family protein has translation MGYGGNFKRWAASNQTKPYYSYGNGSAMRVSSVAYWFNDLETVEKEALKTAAVTHNHPEGIKGAQAIATAIFLARSGYNKDQIKAEMEDTFAYNFNSTVSELQRSYAFDVSCQGSVPQAIICFLEATDFEDAIRNAISIGGDSDTIACMTGGIAEAFYQEIPHPILREVSSRLDDHFIGIVQDFKAKYEEI, from the coding sequence GTGGGTTATGGAGGAAACTTTAAACGTTGGGCGGCTTCTAATCAAACCAAACCTTATTATAGTTATGGTAATGGTTCTGCGATGCGAGTGAGTTCGGTTGCGTATTGGTTTAATGATTTAGAAACAGTGGAAAAAGAAGCATTAAAAACGGCGGCGGTGACTCATAATCATCCTGAAGGAATTAAAGGCGCACAGGCGATCGCAACGGCTATTTTTTTAGCTCGATCGGGTTATAATAAGGATCAAATCAAGGCAGAAATGGAAGATACATTTGCATATAATTTTAATTCTACTGTCTCTGAGTTACAAAGAAGTTATGCTTTTGATGTTTCCTGTCAGGGTTCAGTTCCTCAAGCGATTATTTGTTTTTTAGAAGCAACAGATTTTGAAGATGCGATCCGTAATGCCATTTCGATCGGAGGAGATAGTGATACCATTGCTTGTATGACAGGCGGAATCGCGGAAGCATTTTATCAAGAAATTCCACATCCAATTCTCCGAGAAGTTTCCTCACGATTGGATGATCATTTCATCGGAATTGTTCAAGATTTTAAGGCGAAATATGAGGAAATATGA
- a CDS encoding IS630 family transposase produces the protein MRFIRDLNPETQSLLTRISCQSKSLQVRNRAKCILLSSQKFTIDQLKVIFNVDRKTIYNWLTRWEDQNLKGLYNQKGVGRKPKLSQEQKEQVKTWVKENPKSLNQVQNKIQKEWGIEISKDTIKRIIKKLNMLWKRMKRGISKSPYEWELEVKLPRLEELKKQAQKGDIAIKYLDESGFSLKPDVPYAWQEKGERITLKSCQSKRISVLGLMDCDYHLDYEIYQGTIKSDTVIKFLDKISENLTKVTVVVLDQASIHTSDEFVEKLEEWRAKKLEIFWLPPYSPKYNLIEILWRFIKYEWIEVSAYDSWKNLIKYLEKVLDNFGAEYAIHFA, from the coding sequence ATGAGATTTATTAGAGACTTAAATCCAGAAACACAGAGCCTTCTTACAAGAATTAGTTGTCAAAGTAAATCCCTTCAAGTAAGAAATCGGGCTAAATGTATTTTGTTGAGTTCCCAGAAATTTACAATTGACCAGTTAAAGGTAATCTTTAACGTCGATCGAAAAACCATATATAACTGGTTAACGCGATGGGAAGATCAAAATCTTAAGGGCCTATATAATCAAAAAGGTGTGGGGAGAAAACCCAAATTAAGTCAAGAGCAAAAAGAACAAGTCAAAACTTGGGTAAAGGAAAATCCAAAGTCTCTCAATCAAGTTCAAAATAAAATTCAAAAAGAATGGGGGATTGAGATTAGTAAAGATACGATAAAAAGAATTATAAAGAAGTTGAATATGCTCTGGAAAAGGATGAAGAGAGGAATCAGTAAAAGCCCATATGAATGGGAATTAGAGGTAAAACTACCTCGGTTGGAAGAATTAAAAAAGCAAGCTCAAAAAGGAGATATTGCAATCAAATACTTAGATGAAAGTGGATTTTCTCTCAAGCCTGATGTTCCCTATGCGTGGCAGGAGAAAGGAGAAAGAATAACTTTGAAAAGCTGTCAAAGTAAGAGAATAAGTGTCTTGGGGTTAATGGATTGTGATTATCATTTAGATTACGAAATATATCAAGGGACAATTAAAAGTGATACCGTTATTAAGTTTTTAGATAAAATTAGTGAAAACTTAACGAAAGTTACCGTAGTAGTTCTCGATCAAGCATCAATTCACACGAGCGATGAATTTGTAGAAAAACTGGAAGAATGGAGAGCAAAAAAATTGGAAATTTTCTGGTTACCCCCTTATTCTCCTAAATATAACTTAATCGAAATTCTCTGGAGATTTATCAAATATGAGTGGATTGAAGTTTCAGCTTACGACAGTTGGAAGAATCTTATTAAATACCTAGAAAAAGTGTTGGATAATTTTGGAGCTGAGTATGCAATTCATTTTGCATAG
- the lnt gene encoding apolipoprotein N-acyltransferase, producing the protein MSLKIDQRQIRKRFLKGKASLETVSCLGGGILMGITCDPVNAWFLAWIALIPLWLSVVRQKPSYSIVPGVMFSIGYYGIALFWITGVHPMTWMGVPWLTSLLIAIFCWVFLIVWGSLLIILWSWGMFYLKRFLHHPLSRVVVGVALWCSLETIRSYTPLHWTTLAFTQSPHNLPILQFLSVSGTTTVTAMIVAFNGLIAASIMFRRQENQFSVNRGFIQGAIALLVSLHLGGWLLYLQPVETSPQDAIRVGIIQGNVPNEIKLYPEGWRKAIDGYTEGYINLAKNGAEAILTPETALPFQWRQQVNQRSDFYQAILEEKVPVWLGAFGRKGSRSTNSLYSINGEGETLSRFDKVKLVPLGEYIPLEAWLGKIINRLSPLDSHLAKGDADQTFMTPFGKAIVGICYESAYGEHFRRQAAAGGTFILSASNDAHYSETMPAQHHAQDIMRAIETHRSMVRATNTGYSAIVDPRGNTLWLSEMNQYETHIGTIYKQQNQTLYVRWGNWLNWILIGFGGGVILIRRN; encoded by the coding sequence ATGTCGCTAAAAATCGATCAAAGACAAATCAGGAAAAGGTTTCTGAAGGGAAAAGCCAGTTTAGAGACGGTGAGTTGCTTGGGTGGCGGAATTTTAATGGGAATTACCTGTGATCCCGTTAATGCTTGGTTTCTCGCTTGGATCGCGCTGATTCCATTATGGCTTTCAGTGGTGCGACAAAAACCATCTTACTCGATCGTCCCAGGGGTGATGTTTTCGATCGGTTATTATGGAATCGCCTTATTTTGGATTACAGGAGTCCATCCAATGACATGGATGGGTGTACCTTGGTTAACCAGTCTTCTGATTGCGATTTTTTGTTGGGTTTTCCTGATCGTTTGGGGAAGTCTCCTCATTATTTTATGGTCATGGGGAATGTTTTATTTAAAGCGTTTTCTCCATCATCCTCTCTCGCGAGTGGTGGTTGGTGTGGCGTTGTGGTGTAGTTTAGAAACCATTCGCAGTTATACTCCCCTCCATTGGACAACGTTAGCGTTTACTCAAAGTCCCCACAATTTACCGATTCTACAATTCCTGTCGGTTTCAGGAACAACCACTGTCACTGCAATGATTGTCGCATTTAATGGCTTGATTGCAGCGTCTATCATGTTTCGTCGCCAGGAAAATCAGTTTTCGGTTAATCGGGGTTTCATACAAGGGGCGATCGCGCTATTGGTTAGTTTACATCTTGGCGGTTGGTTACTGTATTTACAACCCGTAGAAACGTCTCCCCAAGATGCGATTCGAGTGGGAATTATTCAGGGGAATGTTCCCAATGAGATTAAACTTTATCCCGAAGGATGGCGCAAAGCGATCGACGGTTACACTGAAGGATATATTAATCTGGCGAAAAATGGCGCAGAAGCAATTTTAACTCCAGAAACTGCGCTTCCGTTTCAGTGGAGACAACAAGTTAATCAACGTAGCGACTTCTATCAAGCAATTTTAGAGGAGAAAGTTCCAGTTTGGCTAGGTGCGTTTGGAAGGAAAGGATCGCGTTCTACTAATAGCTTATACAGTATCAATGGAGAAGGAGAAACCCTCAGTCGGTTTGATAAGGTGAAACTGGTTCCGTTGGGAGAGTATATCCCTTTGGAAGCATGGTTAGGAAAAATTATTAATCGTTTGTCTCCTCTTGATTCTCATTTGGCGAAAGGAGACGCTGATCAAACTTTTATGACTCCTTTTGGAAAAGCGATCGTTGGCATTTGCTATGAATCCGCTTATGGAGAACATTTCCGCCGTCAAGCCGCCGCAGGAGGGACATTTATCCTGAGTGCGTCTAATGATGCTCATTATAGCGAGACTATGCCCGCACAACATCACGCTCAGGATATCATGCGCGCGATCGAAACGCATCGATCGATGGTTCGTGCGACGAATACGGGTTATTCTGCTATTGTTGATCCGCGTGGGAATACGCTTTGGTTATCAGAAATGAATCAGTATGAAACCCACATCGGAACAATTTATAAACAGCAAAATCAAACGTTATATGTTCGTTGGGGAAACTGGTTGAATTGGATATTAATTGGTTTCGGAGGTGGAGTTATTTTGATTAGAAGAAATTAG
- a CDS encoding LabA-like NYN domain-containing protein, with protein sequence MNCNSNRLSIFVDGNNMFYAQQKNGWFFDPRRVLDYFINEPSVSFVNAFWYTGLKDSQDQRGFRDALISLGYTVRTKILKEYYDDVSGRYSQKANLDIEIVIDMFNTVEQYNRVILFSGDGDFERAIELLRSKNTHITVVSTEGMIARELRNATDRYIDLNDIRESIEKID encoded by the coding sequence ATGAATTGTAACTCGAACCGTCTCTCGATTTTTGTGGACGGAAATAATATGTTTTATGCACAACAGAAAAATGGCTGGTTTTTCGATCCAAGACGAGTTTTAGATTATTTTATTAATGAACCTAGCGTTAGTTTTGTGAATGCGTTTTGGTACACTGGGCTTAAAGATTCTCAAGATCAAAGAGGGTTTAGAGATGCGTTGATTAGTTTAGGTTATACGGTACGGACAAAAATTTTAAAGGAATATTATGATGATGTTTCTGGACGTTATTCTCAAAAAGCTAATTTGGATATAGAGATTGTGATTGATATGTTTAACACGGTTGAACAATACAATCGGGTAATATTATTTAGCGGTGATGGAGATTTTGAACGGGCGATCGAGCTTTTGCGATCGAAAAATACTCACATTACTGTTGTCTCCACAGAAGGGATGATTGCGCGAGAATTACGGAACGCAACCGATCGCTATATTGACTTAAATGATATTAGAGAAAGTATTGAAAAGATCGATTAG